One segment of Agromyces albus DNA contains the following:
- a CDS encoding carboxypeptidase-like regulatory domain-containing protein codes for MAISARRRALIWLATTMTGLALVGVAAGPAAALSSGASTSGAVTGEGDGTVIAAAEVLPLRPVISGVDVADADVTGADVTLVRGASISGRVSAAPGTELPDSILVSVRNQPESTVAAAGVQADGTFTIDSIPAGSYKISFVADFDMPSRQVLGWWKNASTFEEAAVITVVDGESVTGIDVVFGTTPPAEAGPKNLTKAQTVTAGGLLSVTAQGFEPGKSLAMWLRSTTVVKPGTLVKLGTVVADADGAITASVAIPATTPAGVHHLVLVDDEARGYASEDITVTAASASVAPPVAVAGTAATEARLAATGQDPVPAGLLAGLLLVAGVGALALRGMKPAAAVAKATASRRS; via the coding sequence ATGGCGATCTCGGCTCGACGACGCGCGCTCATCTGGTTGGCGACGACCATGACCGGGTTGGCATTGGTGGGTGTCGCCGCGGGTCCCGCGGCCGCCCTCAGTTCTGGAGCGTCGACCAGCGGCGCCGTGACCGGTGAGGGTGACGGCACGGTCATCGCCGCCGCAGAGGTCCTTCCGTTGCGCCCGGTGATCTCCGGCGTCGATGTCGCAGACGCCGACGTGACCGGTGCGGATGTCACGCTCGTTCGTGGCGCCTCGATCTCCGGGCGGGTGAGCGCCGCGCCTGGCACGGAGCTGCCCGACTCGATCCTGGTCTCCGTACGCAATCAGCCGGAGAGCACGGTCGCTGCGGCGGGCGTCCAGGCTGACGGCACGTTCACCATCGATTCGATTCCCGCGGGCTCGTACAAGATCTCCTTCGTGGCCGACTTCGACATGCCGTCGCGGCAGGTGCTCGGGTGGTGGAAGAACGCCTCCACGTTCGAAGAGGCAGCGGTCATCACGGTCGTAGACGGGGAGTCTGTCACGGGCATCGATGTCGTGTTCGGGACCACGCCCCCCGCAGAAGCGGGACCGAAGAACCTGACGAAAGCACAGACGGTCACCGCAGGCGGCCTCCTCTCGGTGACCGCGCAGGGATTCGAACCCGGCAAGTCGCTTGCGATGTGGCTGCGGTCGACCACCGTCGTCAAGCCCGGCACGCTCGTCAAGCTCGGCACGGTCGTCGCCGACGCGGATGGCGCCATCACGGCGAGTGTTGCCATACCGGCGACCACTCCGGCCGGCGTGCATCACCTCGTGCTCGTCGATGATGAGGCCAGGGGGTACGCCTCAGAGGACATCACCGTCACCGCCGCATCCGCGTCCGTGGCTCCTCCCGTCGCAGTGGCCGGAACCGCCGCAACTGAGGCCCGGCTCGCCGCGACGGGACAGGACCCGGTTCCCGCCGGACTCCTCGCCGGACTGCTGCTCGTCGCCGGCGTCGGTGCTCTCGCGCTTCGAGGGATGAAGCCGGCAGCCGCCGTGGCTAAAGCGACCGCCAGTCGTCGCTCGTGA
- a CDS encoding SDR family oxidoreductase, translating to MAEPNLTAFEPTRAIVTASDSGIGRATAVALAQAGMDIGITWRSDEAGALETAAEVERLGRTAHVSRLDVTELTDAPAIVDRLADALGGLDVFVNNAGAGLSTPFLEVSLDTWRSIMATDLDGAFVCMQRAARRMVDAGTGGRIIAVTSVHEHQPMVGSSAYDAAKHGLGGLVKAMALELASQGITVNAVAPGEIATPMTGNEDVDPREEHRSGIPAGRPGDAREVAAVIAFLASPPAAYVTGSSVVVDGGMLQMGPQAGAAVTSDDWRSL from the coding sequence ATGGCTGAACCGAACCTGACCGCCTTCGAGCCGACGCGGGCCATCGTCACGGCGTCGGACTCTGGCATCGGTCGCGCAACCGCCGTCGCGCTCGCGCAAGCGGGCATGGACATCGGCATCACATGGCGCAGCGACGAGGCAGGCGCCCTCGAGACCGCGGCCGAGGTCGAGCGACTCGGGCGAACGGCGCACGTCTCCCGACTCGATGTCACCGAGTTGACGGATGCCCCAGCCATCGTCGATCGCCTCGCCGATGCGCTCGGCGGGCTCGACGTCTTCGTGAACAACGCGGGCGCCGGACTCTCGACGCCGTTCCTCGAAGTGAGCCTCGACACCTGGCGCTCTATCATGGCGACCGACCTCGACGGCGCCTTCGTCTGCATGCAACGCGCTGCCCGCCGTATGGTCGATGCCGGGACTGGCGGCCGGATCATCGCCGTCACGAGCGTGCACGAGCACCAGCCGATGGTCGGGTCATCCGCCTACGACGCGGCGAAGCACGGCCTCGGCGGGCTGGTGAAGGCAATGGCGCTCGAGCTCGCCTCGCAGGGGATCACGGTCAACGCGGTCGCGCCGGGCGAGATCGCCACCCCGATGACGGGCAACGAAGACGTCGATCCGCGAGAGGAGCACCGCTCGGGCATCCCGGCGGGCCGGCCCGGCGACGCTCGCGAGGTCGCCGCGGTGATCGCGTTCCTCGCGTCGCCGCCGGCGGCCTACGTGACGGGTTCCTCCGTCGTGGTCGACGGCGGGATGCTGCAGATGGGGCCCCAAGCCGGGGCGGCCGTCACGAGCGACGACTGGCGGTCGCTTTAG
- a CDS encoding universal stress protein yields MREQVITVFDKIVVGWDDAPSARDALQWAVDHADGVPLVVVQVMQGREQSGQSGQSAEHRDAGSPADAHVDLMEVTDEVREAYPELRLTTATVHGDPLRELDDYLTQGTLLVVGAASHGRSSRWTLGSRLAGRPGGGAVAVIPEGLDPAVRAGIIVGVDGSAASIEAIGIGADEAARTGEQLTLVHVWRVPTEWQSVYDDYAEDVAVVQDMHRQILDDALDIASSRGAVAEGRLEEGGAAAELIFAARDASLLVVGSHGRNWVGRFLIGSVSHDVLVSMTSPTIVVRPGE; encoded by the coding sequence GTGCGAGAGCAGGTGATCACGGTGTTCGACAAGATCGTGGTGGGCTGGGATGACGCGCCATCAGCTCGAGACGCCCTCCAGTGGGCGGTGGATCACGCCGACGGGGTTCCGCTCGTCGTCGTGCAGGTGATGCAGGGCCGGGAGCAGTCGGGCCAATCGGGCCAGTCGGCCGAGCACCGCGATGCCGGCTCACCGGCGGACGCGCACGTCGACCTCATGGAGGTCACCGACGAGGTGCGCGAAGCCTACCCAGAGCTTCGGCTCACGACCGCGACCGTGCACGGCGACCCGCTCCGCGAGCTCGACGACTATCTCACCCAGGGCACGCTCCTCGTCGTGGGGGCGGCATCCCACGGCCGCTCGTCACGCTGGACACTCGGTTCGCGCCTCGCCGGACGGCCCGGCGGCGGCGCTGTGGCCGTGATACCCGAGGGCCTCGATCCTGCCGTGCGGGCGGGGATCATCGTGGGCGTCGACGGATCCGCGGCGTCCATCGAGGCCATCGGCATCGGCGCCGACGAGGCCGCACGCACGGGCGAGCAGCTCACGCTCGTGCACGTCTGGAGAGTGCCCACGGAATGGCAGTCCGTCTACGACGACTACGCGGAGGACGTCGCGGTCGTGCAGGACATGCACCGCCAGATCCTCGACGACGCGCTCGACATCGCGTCGTCGCGTGGCGCGGTGGCCGAGGGGCGGCTCGAGGAGGGCGGCGCAGCCGCGGAGCTCATCTTCGCGGCACGCGATGCGTCGCTCCTCGTGGTCGGCAGCCACGGCCGCAATTGGGTGGGCCGATTCCTGATCGGGTCGGTGAGCCACGACGTGCTGGTCTCGATGACGTCTCCCACGATCGTCGTGCGACCCGGCGAGTGA
- a CDS encoding DNA-3-methyladenine glycosylase family protein gives MIADHALTWSPAHPTDLLQTLAGLGRGGGDPTLHIEAAGTVWRTTLTDDGPATIRIEQRSPGELRCLGWGPGASAAVEAAPELAGSLDDPSEFEPRIRLIDDAHRRNPGLRIPRTGRVFEALVPAILEQKVITLQAHASWRRLVKRHGGSAPGPTPRPMHVVPSPSGWASIPSWEWHQAGVDPRRARTIVNAARYAARLEEAVRMSPADAAARLTVLPGIGVWTAAEVAQRAFGDADALSVGDYHLSNYLGHALWGRDMTDDEMLEAMTPWAGHRYRVVRLLGAAGVRGRPRRGPRMSFVDHRAI, from the coding sequence ATGATCGCCGACCATGCACTGACGTGGAGCCCGGCGCATCCGACCGACCTGCTGCAGACGCTCGCGGGTCTCGGGCGCGGCGGCGGCGACCCGACGCTGCACATCGAGGCTGCAGGCACCGTGTGGCGCACGACGCTCACCGATGACGGGCCCGCGACGATCCGCATCGAGCAACGGTCACCCGGCGAGCTCCGCTGCCTCGGGTGGGGCCCCGGCGCGAGCGCTGCCGTCGAGGCGGCGCCCGAGTTGGCCGGCAGCCTCGACGACCCCTCGGAGTTCGAGCCGCGCATCCGGCTCATCGATGACGCGCACCGGCGCAACCCGGGCCTGCGCATCCCTCGCACCGGGCGCGTCTTCGAGGCGCTCGTGCCGGCGATCCTCGAGCAGAAGGTGATCACCCTGCAGGCGCACGCCTCCTGGCGGCGGCTCGTGAAGCGGCACGGCGGCTCCGCGCCCGGCCCGACGCCGCGACCCATGCACGTCGTGCCGTCGCCGAGCGGCTGGGCGTCGATCCCGAGCTGGGAGTGGCACCAGGCCGGCGTCGACCCGCGCCGGGCCCGCACCATCGTCAATGCCGCCCGGTACGCGGCGCGGCTCGAAGAGGCGGTGCGAATGAGCCCGGCGGATGCCGCGGCCCGCCTCACCGTGCTGCCCGGCATCGGCGTGTGGACGGCCGCCGAAGTCGCCCAGCGGGCGTTCGGCGACGCCGACGCCCTCTCGGTCGGCGACTACCACCTCTCGAACTACCTCGGCCACGCGCTCTGGGGCCGCGACATGACCGACGACGAGATGCTCGAGGCGATGACCCCGTGGGCGGGGCACCGTTACCGGGTCGTGCGGTTGCTCGGCGCCGCCGGGGTGCGCGGGCGCCCGCGGCGTGGTCCGCGCATGTCGTTCGTCGACCACCGGGCGATCTGA
- a CDS encoding LLM class flavin-dependent oxidoreductase: MTDYGHDLIFGTFSTPMHENAEQVVRGAQHAERAGLDLVTFQDHPYQRRFLDTWTLLSYVAARTERVRLAGDVLNLPLRPPAVLAKSVASLDVLSGGRVELGLGAGGFWDAIEAYGGRRLSPGQAVTALGEAIDVIRAIWDVDAREATAIRGEYYRLVGAKRGPAPAHPIEIWLGAHRPRMLRLTGTKADGWLPSIGRMSTDEIRAGNETIDEAAIAVGREPRHVRRLANIIGQFGPTSPRLLSGPPEQWVDQLAAMTIEHGFSGYILAGDNTDDYDRIGQEVIPAVRELVAVERGRSVAS, encoded by the coding sequence ATGACCGACTACGGGCATGACCTGATCTTCGGCACGTTCAGCACGCCGATGCACGAGAACGCCGAGCAGGTCGTTCGCGGGGCGCAGCACGCCGAACGGGCGGGGCTCGACCTCGTGACGTTCCAGGACCATCCCTACCAGCGGCGGTTCCTCGACACCTGGACGCTGCTGAGCTACGTCGCCGCGCGCACGGAACGAGTCCGCCTCGCCGGTGACGTGCTGAACCTGCCGCTCCGGCCGCCGGCGGTGCTCGCGAAGTCGGTCGCGAGCCTCGACGTGCTGAGCGGCGGACGCGTCGAACTCGGCCTCGGCGCGGGCGGCTTCTGGGACGCGATCGAGGCGTACGGGGGCCGACGGCTCTCCCCCGGCCAGGCGGTGACGGCGCTCGGCGAGGCCATCGACGTGATCCGGGCCATCTGGGACGTCGACGCACGAGAGGCGACGGCGATCCGGGGCGAGTACTACCGGCTCGTGGGCGCGAAGCGCGGCCCGGCGCCGGCGCATCCGATCGAGATCTGGCTGGGTGCCCACAGGCCGCGGATGCTGCGGCTCACGGGCACGAAGGCCGACGGATGGCTCCCCTCGATCGGTCGCATGAGCACCGACGAGATCAGGGCGGGGAACGAGACCATCGACGAGGCGGCGATCGCCGTGGGCCGCGAGCCCCGGCACGTGCGGCGGCTCGCCAACATCATCGGCCAGTTCGGACCGACGAGCCCGCGGCTGCTGTCGGGACCGCCCGAGCAATGGGTCGATCAGCTCGCGGCGATGACGATCGAGCACGGCTTCTCGGGCTACATCCTCGCCGGGGACAATACCGACGACTACGACCGCATCGGGCAGGAGGTCATCCCTGCGGTGCGAGAGCTCGTCGCCGTCGAACGAGGCCGAAGCGTGGCATCCTGA
- a CDS encoding cupin domain-containing protein: MSIYQRSGDQTDDDDWNESIEGVALGSEVSVILVHTSRPGAGPRLHRHPYSETFVVRRGRAMFTVGDERLEAHGGQVLVVPALTPHKFEVIGGEPFVSTNIHANPTFETEWLE, encoded by the coding sequence ATGTCCATCTATCAGCGCAGCGGCGACCAGACCGACGACGACGACTGGAACGAGAGCATCGAGGGTGTCGCCCTTGGTTCCGAGGTCTCGGTGATCCTCGTGCACACGTCCAGGCCGGGCGCCGGGCCGCGGCTGCACCGGCATCCGTATTCCGAGACCTTCGTCGTGCGCCGGGGCCGCGCCATGTTCACGGTTGGCGACGAGCGGCTCGAGGCCCACGGCGGACAGGTGCTCGTGGTGCCCGCGCTCACCCCGCACAAGTTCGAGGTGATCGGCGGCGAACCGTTCGTGTCGACGAACATCCACGCGAATCCGACCTTCGAGACGGAGTGGCTGGAGTAG
- a CDS encoding LacI family DNA-binding transcriptional regulator, with amino-acid sequence MTVADEATDAGQPRRRSPSMADVAREAGVSGQTVSRVSTGRPNVDEDTRNRVLAAMRKLGYRPNSAARALRSGHFRNLGVIMFTLSSFGNMRTLDSIAVAAAAAGYSITLIPVQHPTQGEVTVAFSRLSEQAVDGVMIIIEAHALDEADIELPPGLPVVVVDSSARYQYPVVDTDQAEGARLATEHLLDLGHDTVWHISGPVHSYSAERRRESWAETLATHGRTVPDVIVGDWSSEAGYRAGLELASRPEVTAIFAANDQMALGVLRALHERGRAVPADVSVVGFDDMEESKSFWPPLTTVHQSFEEVGRHTVSQLIEEIEGAPPSSVSVLVPTELVVRSSSGPAPRHPTADA; translated from the coding sequence ATGACCGTTGCCGACGAGGCCACCGACGCAGGCCAGCCGCGCCGGCGGAGTCCTTCGATGGCGGATGTCGCGCGCGAAGCGGGCGTGTCCGGCCAGACCGTCTCTCGCGTCTCGACCGGCCGCCCCAACGTCGACGAAGACACCCGGAACCGCGTACTCGCGGCGATGCGCAAGCTCGGATACCGGCCGAACAGCGCCGCTCGAGCGCTGCGCTCGGGTCACTTCCGCAACCTCGGCGTCATCATGTTCACGCTGTCGTCGTTCGGCAACATGCGCACGCTCGACTCCATCGCCGTCGCGGCGGCAGCGGCCGGCTACTCGATCACGCTCATCCCGGTGCAGCACCCGACGCAAGGCGAGGTGACGGTCGCGTTCAGTCGATTGAGCGAGCAGGCCGTCGACGGCGTGATGATCATCATCGAGGCGCACGCCCTCGACGAGGCCGACATCGAACTGCCGCCAGGGCTCCCGGTCGTCGTGGTCGACTCGAGCGCCCGCTACCAGTACCCGGTCGTCGACACCGACCAGGCCGAGGGTGCCCGGCTCGCGACCGAGCACCTGCTCGACCTCGGTCACGACACCGTCTGGCACATCTCGGGCCCCGTACACTCCTACTCCGCCGAGCGGCGGCGCGAGTCGTGGGCAGAGACGCTCGCGACCCACGGGCGCACCGTTCCCGACGTCATCGTCGGCGACTGGTCGTCGGAGGCCGGCTACCGCGCGGGCCTCGAACTGGCCTCGCGTCCCGAGGTCACCGCGATCTTCGCCGCCAATGACCAGATGGCGCTCGGCGTGCTCCGCGCCCTGCACGAACGCGGCCGGGCGGTTCCCGCCGACGTGAGCGTCGTGGGCTTCGACGACATGGAGGAGTCGAAGAGCTTCTGGCCGCCGCTCACGACCGTTCACCAGAGCTTCGAAGAGGTCGGCCGGCACACCGTCAGCCAGCTCATCGAGGAGATCGAGGGCGCACCCCCCTCGTCGGTGAGCGTGCTGGTGCCGACCGAGCTCGTCGTGCGGTCGAGCTCAGGGCCGGCGCCGCGGCATCCGACCGCCGACGCCTAG
- a CDS encoding carbohydrate ABC transporter permease gives MTTLSKLDAPAAASPSTVHGPPPPARKVKARLDWRGWAFVGPFMAVFVLVFIAPIVYAIYLSLFREQLMGGNAFVGLENFGEVFTDTQFWESFLRVLLFLVVQVPIMLVLALAAALAIDSARLHVSGFFRIVIFLPYAVPAVVAVLMWGFIYGGNFGLAGNINDLLGFEAVTPFAREWILVSIGNIVTWEFVGYNMLIFYAALRTIPNELYEAAELDGAGPFRVITGIKIPALRGAIVISTIFSIIGSFQLFNEPNILKPLAPNIITTFFTPNMYAYNLSFSGQQYNYSATVAIVMGLITAVIAYVVQLRGSRKEER, from the coding sequence ATGACGACGTTGTCGAAACTGGATGCCCCGGCGGCCGCCAGCCCGAGCACGGTGCACGGCCCACCGCCTCCCGCCCGCAAGGTGAAGGCCCGCCTCGACTGGCGCGGCTGGGCGTTCGTCGGACCGTTCATGGCGGTGTTCGTGCTGGTGTTCATCGCACCGATCGTCTACGCGATCTACCTCAGCCTCTTCCGCGAGCAGCTCATGGGGGGCAACGCGTTCGTCGGCCTCGAGAACTTCGGCGAGGTGTTCACCGACACGCAGTTCTGGGAGTCCTTCCTGCGGGTGCTGCTCTTCCTGGTCGTGCAGGTGCCGATCATGCTCGTGCTCGCCCTCGCCGCCGCGCTCGCCATCGACAGCGCCCGGTTGCACGTCTCCGGGTTCTTCCGCATCGTGATCTTCCTGCCCTACGCGGTGCCCGCGGTCGTCGCGGTGCTCATGTGGGGGTTCATCTACGGCGGCAACTTCGGCCTCGCGGGGAACATCAACGACCTGCTCGGCTTCGAGGCCGTGACGCCGTTCGCGCGCGAGTGGATCCTCGTCTCGATCGGCAACATCGTGACGTGGGAGTTCGTCGGCTACAACATGCTGATCTTCTACGCGGCGCTGCGCACCATCCCCAATGAGCTCTACGAAGCGGCCGAGCTCGATGGGGCGGGTCCGTTCCGGGTGATCACCGGCATCAAGATCCCCGCCCTCCGCGGCGCGATCGTCATCTCGACGATCTTCTCGATCATCGGCAGCTTCCAGCTCTTCAACGAGCCCAACATCCTCAAACCGCTGGCGCCGAACATCATCACGACCTTCTTCACCCCGAACATGTACGCCTACAACCTGTCGTTCTCGGGGCAGCAGTACAACTACTCGGCGACCGTCGCGATCGTGATGGGCCTGATCACCGCGGTGATCGCGTACGTCGTGCAACTGCGCGGGTCGCGAAAGGAAGAACGATGA
- a CDS encoding carbohydrate ABC transporter permease, which produces MSRIAYAGRPRNASPRTRKSITLTVLMSVFIIYTLVPLVWLVINASKTQADLFTTFGLWFGDEFVLGQNIVETLTYRDGIFVRWLGNTLLYVVLGAGGATLLATVAGYGLAKFRFPGRRAVFAIVLGAIAIPGTALAVPTFLMFSQLGLTNTPWAIIIPSLISPFGLYLIWVYAVDSVPTELLEAARMDGAGEFRTFFTISLRLLAPGVVTVLLFTVVATWNNYFLPLIMLSDPAWYPLTVGLDQWNDQATGASADPIYNLVLTGSLLTIVPIVVAFLVLQRYWQSGLSAGSVKQ; this is translated from the coding sequence ATGAGCCGCATCGCGTACGCGGGCCGACCCCGCAACGCCAGCCCGCGCACTCGCAAGTCGATCACGCTCACCGTGCTGATGTCGGTCTTCATCATCTACACGCTCGTGCCGCTCGTCTGGCTCGTGATCAACGCCAGCAAGACCCAGGCCGACCTCTTCACGACGTTCGGCCTGTGGTTCGGCGACGAGTTCGTGCTCGGCCAGAACATCGTCGAGACGCTCACCTATCGCGACGGCATCTTCGTGCGCTGGCTCGGCAACACACTGCTCTACGTCGTGCTGGGTGCCGGCGGGGCGACGCTGCTCGCGACGGTGGCCGGCTACGGCCTCGCGAAGTTCCGGTTCCCGGGACGCCGGGCCGTGTTCGCCATCGTGCTCGGTGCGATCGCGATCCCGGGCACCGCGCTCGCCGTGCCGACGTTCCTCATGTTCAGCCAGCTCGGACTCACGAACACGCCGTGGGCGATCATCATCCCGTCGCTCATCAGCCCGTTCGGGCTCTACCTCATCTGGGTCTACGCGGTCGACTCCGTGCCCACTGAGCTGCTCGAGGCGGCGCGCATGGACGGCGCGGGGGAGTTCCGCACGTTCTTCACGATCTCGCTCCGGCTCCTCGCGCCGGGCGTCGTCACGGTGCTGCTCTTCACCGTCGTGGCGACCTGGAACAACTACTTCCTCCCGCTCATCATGCTGAGCGACCCGGCGTGGTATCCGCTCACGGTCGGCCTCGACCAGTGGAACGACCAGGCCACGGGTGCCTCGGCGGATCCGATCTACAACCTCGTGCTGACCGGATCGCTGCTCACAATCGTCCCCATCGTCGTCGCCTTCCTCGTGCTGCAGCGGTACTGGCAGTCGGGCCTGAGCGCCGGAAGCGTCAAGCAGTGA
- a CDS encoding ABC transporter substrate-binding protein, translated as MTTKRSRSGFRRMATAVVTVAALGGALVACAPSAGAGTGDASASDLEAALEAGGTITYWSWTPSAEAQVAAFEEAYPKVDVKLVNAGTNTEEYTKLQNAIKAGSGGPDVVQIEYYAMPQFALSDSLVDLSAYGLDELEDQYTASTWGSVNIDGKLYGLPQDSGPMALFYNATVFEQFGIAVPTTWDEYIAAGEQLHAADPTKYITNDTGDSGFATSMIWQAGGHPFGVDGADITVDLADEGSAKWADKWNQLLEKDLLSDIPGWSDEWFKGLADGTIASLVVGAWMPGVLESSVPDAAGDWRVAPIPTYDGEPVSAENGGGGQAVLKQSKNPALAAAFLQWLNSDPESIKIFGESGGFPSTVAELESEDFVNQESEYFGGQKINEVLTQAASDVLPGWSYLPYQVYANSIFGDTVGQAYANKSDLNAGLATWQEQLVDYGNEQGFDVKG; from the coding sequence ATGACCACTAAGCGCAGCAGGTCCGGCTTCCGCCGGATGGCCACTGCCGTCGTCACCGTCGCAGCCCTCGGCGGCGCGCTCGTCGCCTGTGCACCCAGTGCCGGCGCCGGCACCGGCGATGCATCGGCATCCGACCTCGAGGCAGCCCTCGAAGCGGGCGGCACGATCACCTACTGGAGCTGGACCCCCTCCGCCGAGGCCCAGGTCGCGGCGTTCGAGGAGGCCTACCCGAAGGTCGACGTGAAGCTCGTGAACGCGGGCACCAACACCGAGGAGTACACGAAGCTCCAGAACGCGATCAAGGCCGGCTCGGGCGGCCCCGATGTCGTACAGATCGAGTACTACGCGATGCCGCAGTTCGCACTGTCGGACTCGCTCGTCGACCTCTCGGCCTACGGCCTCGACGAGCTCGAAGACCAGTACACCGCCTCGACGTGGGGTTCGGTGAACATCGACGGCAAGCTCTACGGCCTGCCGCAGGACTCGGGTCCCATGGCGCTGTTCTACAACGCCACGGTGTTCGAGCAGTTCGGCATCGCCGTGCCGACGACGTGGGACGAGTACATCGCCGCCGGTGAGCAGCTGCACGCTGCCGACCCGACGAAGTACATCACCAACGACACCGGCGACTCCGGCTTCGCGACCAGCATGATCTGGCAGGCCGGCGGCCACCCGTTCGGCGTCGACGGCGCCGACATCACCGTCGACCTCGCCGACGAGGGCAGCGCCAAGTGGGCCGACAAGTGGAACCAGCTGCTCGAGAAGGACCTCCTCTCCGACATCCCGGGCTGGAGTGACGAGTGGTTCAAGGGCCTCGCTGACGGCACGATCGCCAGCCTCGTGGTCGGTGCATGGATGCCGGGCGTGCTCGAGTCGAGCGTTCCCGACGCCGCAGGCGACTGGCGCGTCGCGCCCATCCCGACCTACGACGGGGAGCCCGTGTCCGCCGAGAACGGCGGCGGCGGCCAGGCCGTGCTGAAGCAGAGCAAGAACCCGGCGCTCGCCGCGGCCTTCCTCCAGTGGCTGAACAGCGACCCCGAGTCCATCAAGATCTTCGGCGAGAGCGGCGGGTTCCCGTCGACGGTCGCCGAGCTCGAGTCCGAGGACTTCGTGAACCAGGAGTCCGAGTACTTCGGTGGCCAGAAGATCAACGAAGTGCTGACCCAGGCGGCGAGCGACGTCCTGCCCGGCTGGTCGTACCTGCCCTACCAGGTGTACGCCAACAGCATCTTCGGCGACACCGTCGGCCAGGCCTACGCGAACAAGTCCGACCTCAATGCCGGACTCGCGACCTGGCAGGAGCAGCTGGTCGACTACGGCAACGAGCAGGGCTTCGACGTCAAGGGCTGA